One region of Oryza sativa Japonica Group chromosome 5, ASM3414082v1 genomic DNA includes:
- the LOC4338967 gene encoding uncharacterized protein: MAGGGGQSAIAAEDDDLERGAERDEEEEEGSQYFTDAEDHQSWASHSRHNSTAYEDYISTCASVRASSYDGEAEEEEDAGGGGGGVEHHRRKSSCVSECSLDDVDLEAGLAEVIKGSPEKAERCCRICHLGLETAAAESGAGITLGCSCKGDLSYSHKQCAETWFKIRGNKICEICSSTACNVVGIGDSESVEQWNESNSTAPAQAPPAETQRFWQGHRFLNFLLACMVFAFVISWLFHFNVPG; this comes from the exons atggcgggcggcggcgggcagtcgGCGATCGCCGCTGAGGACGACGACCTCGAGCGCGGCGcggagcgcgacgaggaggaggaggaggggagccaaTACTTCACCGACGCGGAGGACCACCAGTCGTGGGCGTCGCACTCGCGCCACAACTCCACCGCCTACGAGGACTACATCTCCACCTGCGCCTCCGTCCGCGCGAGCTCctacgacggcgaggcggaggaggaggaggatgccggcggcggcggcggcggcgtcgagcaccaCCGCAGGAAGTCGTCGTGCGTGTCGGAGTGCTCGCTGGACGACGTCGACCTGGAGGCCGGGCTGGCCGAGGTCATCAAGGGCAGCCCCGAGAAGGCGGAGAGGTGCTGCCGCATTTGCCACCTTGGCCTCGAgaccgcggcggcggagtccgGCGCCGGCATCACGCTCGGCTGCTCCTGCAAGGGCGACCTCTCCTACTCCCACAAGCAGTGCGCCGAGACATGGTTCAAGATTAGAGGCAACAA GATATGTGAAATCTGTAGCTCTACCGCATGCAATGTGGTAGGCATTGGTGATTCAGAATCCGTTGAGCAATGGAATGAATCGAACAGCACAGCACCTGCACAAGCACCACCAGCTGAAACTCAGAGATTTTGGCAAGGGCATCGGTTCCTGAACTTTCTTCTTGCTTGCATGGTTTTCGCCTTTGTTATCTCATGGCTCTTTCATTTCAACGTCCCGGGCTAA
- the LOC4338968 gene encoding phosphatidylinositol:ceramide inositolphosphotransferase isoform X1 codes for MTIYIAREASKVWRKVTTETSVELSLLREKWGLLLAGIVFQYIHGLAARGVHYLHRPGPLLQDLGFMALPEFGQDKGYLSESIFASIFASFVLWTFHPFIYHSKRFYTVLIWRRVLAFLVASQVLRIITFYSTQLPGPNYHCREGSKLATLPPPNNVFEVLLINFPRGVLFGCGDLIFSSHMIFTLVFVRTYHKYGSKRFVKLLAWFMAIVQSLLIIASRKHYSVDVVVAWYTVNLVVFFVDNKLPEMPDRTNGVPLLPLSTREKDGRLKEEKDSRLKEEFHKLLNGNHGDPTDRRQRAQMNGRHDEDINHAHSTLSDAAVNGGT; via the exons ATGACGATTTACATAGCGCGGGAGGCTTCCAAG GTATGGAGGAAGGTGACCACGGAGACGTCGGTGGAGCTCTCGCTGCTGCGCGAGAAGTGGGGATTGCTCCTCGCCGGAATTGTGTTTCAG TATATTCATGGGCTGGCTGCTCGAGGAGTGCATTACTTGCATCGACCTGGTCCACTTCTGCAGGACCTTGGATTTATGGCCCTTCCA GAGTTTGGGCAAGACAAAGGTTATCTAAGTGAGAGCATATTTGCTTCCATCTTCGCTTCCTTTGTTTTA TGGACTTTTCATCCTTTTATTTATCATAGCAAAAGATTCTACACTGTCCTAATCTGGCGCCGGGTGCTAGCCTTTTTAGTT GCTTCGCAGGTTTTAAGAATCATTACGTTCTATTCCACCCAGCTTCCGGGCCCAAACTACCATTGTCGTGAG GGCTCAAAGTTGGCTACTCTTCCACCACCCAACAATGTATTTGAAGTGCTCCTGATTAACT ttccTCGTGGAGTACTTTTTGGCTGCGGTGATCTGATATTTTCATCTCACATGATTTTTACTCTTGTTTTTGTTCGAACAtaccacaaatatggttcaaaAAG GTTTGTTAAGCTTCTTGCTTGGTTCATGGCCATAGTTCAGAGTCTTCTTATAATTGCTTCTCGCAAACACTACTCTGTGGATGTTGTTGTTGCTTG GTATACCGTTAATTTAGTCGTATTCTTCGTGGACAACAAACTCCCAG AAATGCCGGATCGTACAAATGGAGTACCTTTGCTTCCATTGAGTACCAGGGAAAAGGATGGCAGGTTGAAGGAGGAGAAAGACAGCAGACTGAAGGAAGAGTTCCATAAGCTATTAAACGGAAACCATGGGGATCCTACTGATCGG CGACAGCGCGCGCAGATGAACGGGAGGCACGATGAAGACATCAATCACGCCCACAGCACGCTCTCCGACGCTGCTGTCAATGGTGGTACATGA
- the LOC4338968 gene encoding phosphatidylinositol:ceramide inositolphosphotransferase isoform X2, with protein sequence MTIYIAREASKVWRKVTTETSVELSLLREKWGLLLAGIVFQYIHGLAARGVHYLHRPGPLLQDLGFMALPWTFHPFIYHSKRFYTVLIWRRVLAFLVASQVLRIITFYSTQLPGPNYHCREGSKLATLPPPNNVFEVLLINFPRGVLFGCGDLIFSSHMIFTLVFVRTYHKYGSKRFVKLLAWFMAIVQSLLIIASRKHYSVDVVVAWYTVNLVVFFVDNKLPEMPDRTNGVPLLPLSTREKDGRLKEEKDSRLKEEFHKLLNGNHGDPTDRRQRAQMNGRHDEDINHAHSTLSDAAVNGGT encoded by the exons ATGACGATTTACATAGCGCGGGAGGCTTCCAAG GTATGGAGGAAGGTGACCACGGAGACGTCGGTGGAGCTCTCGCTGCTGCGCGAGAAGTGGGGATTGCTCCTCGCCGGAATTGTGTTTCAG TATATTCATGGGCTGGCTGCTCGAGGAGTGCATTACTTGCATCGACCTGGTCCACTTCTGCAGGACCTTGGATTTATGGCCCTTCCA TGGACTTTTCATCCTTTTATTTATCATAGCAAAAGATTCTACACTGTCCTAATCTGGCGCCGGGTGCTAGCCTTTTTAGTT GCTTCGCAGGTTTTAAGAATCATTACGTTCTATTCCACCCAGCTTCCGGGCCCAAACTACCATTGTCGTGAG GGCTCAAAGTTGGCTACTCTTCCACCACCCAACAATGTATTTGAAGTGCTCCTGATTAACT ttccTCGTGGAGTACTTTTTGGCTGCGGTGATCTGATATTTTCATCTCACATGATTTTTACTCTTGTTTTTGTTCGAACAtaccacaaatatggttcaaaAAG GTTTGTTAAGCTTCTTGCTTGGTTCATGGCCATAGTTCAGAGTCTTCTTATAATTGCTTCTCGCAAACACTACTCTGTGGATGTTGTTGTTGCTTG GTATACCGTTAATTTAGTCGTATTCTTCGTGGACAACAAACTCCCAG AAATGCCGGATCGTACAAATGGAGTACCTTTGCTTCCATTGAGTACCAGGGAAAAGGATGGCAGGTTGAAGGAGGAGAAAGACAGCAGACTGAAGGAAGAGTTCCATAAGCTATTAAACGGAAACCATGGGGATCCTACTGATCGG CGACAGCGCGCGCAGATGAACGGGAGGCACGATGAAGACATCAATCACGCCCACAGCACGCTCTCCGACGCTGCTGTCAATGGTGGTACATGA